The Candidatus Nitrosocosmicus franklandus genome contains a region encoding:
- a CDS encoding M20/M25/M40 family metallo-hydrolase codes for MSSNNLTIDIDTHGLITDLQKLIKIPSVSARKQNLEECAKEIVEMMKRIGIKAELLYLEREQKNSTIIPPVVYGEVKSKSNPNGKTLLFYNHYDVQPEEPIDLWDFGPFEGKIDGNLIYGRGASDDKGELVTRLKAIEYFLKNRGDVPINIKFLVEGEEEIGSNNISNYLKKYKEKFEADIVIWEFGYIDQKLKPIISLGMKGLLYVELTAQGASRDVHSSLAVLIENPAWRIVKALSTMVNEKGRILIKDWYKEVKKLSNEENKVVNSEPFDEDGFKKEYGISKFINNLKGKGVKKALICEPTCNISGLYSGYSGPGAKTITPSKAMAKIDFRLVPNMDPAVQFKRLENHLKENGFEDIKITKIHGEAAGRTELNNRYVKVIQNSANEIFGDSIISISSAGTGPMFDFIDLLKAPCISIGGTYIFSRIHSPNEYARIDLLEKTTRCMIKIIDNISISSL; via the coding sequence ATGTCCTCAAATAATTTGACTATAGATATTGATACTCACGGATTAATAACAGATCTGCAAAAGCTAATAAAAATACCAAGTGTTTCTGCAAGAAAGCAAAATTTGGAAGAATGTGCCAAGGAAATTGTTGAAATGATGAAAAGAATAGGAATAAAGGCAGAGTTATTATATCTTGAAAGGGAGCAGAAAAACTCTACAATTATACCTCCTGTAGTATATGGTGAGGTCAAATCTAAATCAAATCCTAATGGTAAAACTTTGTTATTTTATAATCATTATGACGTTCAACCAGAAGAACCTATTGATCTGTGGGATTTTGGACCATTTGAAGGAAAGATTGATGGCAATTTGATCTATGGAAGAGGTGCTTCAGATGATAAAGGCGAATTAGTAACCAGATTAAAAGCAATAGAATATTTCCTAAAAAACAGAGGTGACGTACCAATTAATATCAAATTTCTAGTGGAAGGGGAAGAAGAAATCGGAAGCAATAACATATCCAACTATCTCAAAAAATACAAAGAGAAATTTGAAGCTGATATTGTAATTTGGGAATTTGGATACATTGATCAGAAACTAAAACCCATTATAAGTCTCGGAATGAAAGGTTTATTATATGTGGAATTAACTGCCCAAGGTGCGTCAAGGGATGTTCATTCAAGTTTGGCAGTGTTAATAGAAAATCCAGCTTGGAGAATCGTAAAAGCATTATCAACGATGGTTAACGAAAAGGGGAGAATATTGATAAAGGATTGGTATAAAGAAGTCAAAAAGTTATCTAATGAGGAAAACAAAGTTGTAAATAGCGAACCCTTCGATGAAGACGGTTTTAAAAAGGAATATGGTATTAGCAAATTCATCAATAACCTAAAAGGAAAGGGAGTCAAGAAGGCTTTAATTTGTGAACCAACATGTAATATTTCTGGATTATACTCTGGTTACTCTGGACCAGGCGCAAAAACAATAACACCTTCCAAAGCAATGGCAAAGATTGATTTTCGATTGGTTCCAAACATGGATCCAGCTGTACAGTTTAAAAGGCTAGAGAATCACCTTAAGGAAAACGGCTTTGAAGATATCAAAATTACAAAGATTCATGGAGAGGCAGCTGGTAGAACAGAATTAAACAATCGATATGTAAAAGTGATTCAAAATTCTGCAAATGAAATTTTTGGGGATTCGATAATATCTATTTCATCTGCAGGAACTGGACCCATGTTCGACTTCATAGATTTGCTAAAAGCACCATGTATTTCAATTGGCGGGACTTATATATTCTCAAGAATACATTCTCCTAATGAATATGCTAGAATAGATCTTCTTGAAAAGACAACTAGATGTATGATAAAAATCATTGACAACATTTCAATATCTTCCTTGTAG
- a CDS encoding sulfate adenylyltransferase codes for MPVTRPHGGGNLTNNFVDVSKIDKDFFILDVDVGLRKEIENICFGVFSPLKGFLNEQDFLSVVNKGRLANDLPWTIPIVLDADDELAKKAKDSRQIALQNNSQIFGVMAIEDVYSFDKKTSAKSVFQTDDPLHPGFQKFVTMKDKLIGGEVRFVVADSGAGNSSSSSSFSFITSNNTNGGGNSLGDKYRLTPSESRKMIQDQGWENTVAFQTRNVPHVAHEMLQKAALNIFDGLFINPLIGKKKKGDFKDDVILNSYVTLIDNYYPKSRIIFSTLHTEMKYAGPREAIHHAIMRQNFGCSHIIIGRDHAGVGNYYSPFAAHEIFKDYPDLEIKPIFFPAFYFCKKCQGYVNERTCPHESEFREELSGTKMRKMFSSGELPPSHLMRPEISKVILSYPEPFVD; via the coding sequence ATGCCAGTTACAAGGCCACATGGTGGTGGTAATTTAACAAATAATTTTGTAGATGTATCTAAAATCGATAAGGATTTTTTTATATTAGATGTAGATGTAGGACTAAGAAAGGAAATAGAAAATATTTGTTTTGGCGTATTTAGTCCTTTGAAGGGATTCTTAAATGAACAAGATTTTCTTAGCGTTGTAAATAAAGGCCGACTTGCCAATGATTTGCCTTGGACGATTCCTATCGTATTGGATGCTGATGATGAATTGGCCAAAAAAGCCAAAGATTCCCGCCAAATTGCTTTACAAAACAACAGTCAAATCTTTGGAGTCATGGCTATAGAAGATGTCTACAGCTTTGACAAAAAAACGAGTGCAAAATCTGTTTTTCAAACAGATGATCCTCTGCATCCTGGTTTCCAAAAGTTTGTAACTATGAAGGATAAACTAATTGGAGGAGAAGTAAGGTTTGTTGTCGCTGATTCTGGTGCTGGTAATTCCTCTTCTTCCTCTTCTTTTTCATTTATTACTAGTAATAATACTAATGGTGGTGGTAATAGTTTGGGTGACAAATATCGTTTAACTCCATCAGAATCAAGGAAAATGATCCAAGATCAAGGCTGGGAAAACACTGTTGCCTTTCAAACACGAAATGTTCCTCACGTGGCTCATGAAATGTTGCAAAAAGCTGCGTTAAATATTTTTGATGGCTTATTCATAAATCCTTTAATAGGCAAAAAAAAGAAAGGCGATTTTAAGGACGATGTAATTCTGAATTCGTACGTTACTTTAATAGATAATTATTATCCCAAATCTAGGATCATATTTTCTACATTACATACTGAAATGAAATATGCTGGTCCCCGTGAGGCTATTCATCATGCAATTATGCGTCAAAATTTTGGTTGTTCTCATATCATTATCGGCAGAGATCACGCAGGGGTAGGTAACTATTATTCTCCTTTTGCCGCACACGAAATCTTTAAGGATTATCCTGATTTAGAAATAAAGCCCATATTTTTCCCGGCCTTTTACTTTTGTAAAAAGTGTCAAGGCTATGTTAATGAGCGTACATGTCCGCATGAATCGGAATTTAGAGAAGAATTAAGCGGAACTAAGATGCGAAAAATGTTTTCCTCTGGAGAATTACCCCCCTCTCATCTAATGCGTCCTGAAATTTCCAAAGTCATATTATCATATCCAGAACCGTTTGTTGATTAG
- a CDS encoding HEAT repeat domain-containing protein encodes MANRLDLLMEMEQHFDNKDEEYFKNLVNHEDLIIRTRAVCILADISGERAIESIGQVLLNDSDPLVRHEAAFSLGQLGFKSGIEPLSKAVLNDPSFFVRHEAAVALGVIGSEEARKTLERALNDESEEVRESAMIALANLDYISHVKRTNKFTTLTGG; translated from the coding sequence TTGGCTAATAGATTGGACTTGTTAATGGAAATGGAACAACACTTTGACAATAAAGATGAAGAGTATTTTAAGAATTTGGTTAATCATGAAGATTTAATAATAAGGACTAGAGCCGTATGTATACTTGCAGATATTTCTGGAGAAAGAGCAATAGAGTCTATAGGACAGGTCTTGTTAAATGATTCAGACCCGCTAGTACGACATGAAGCAGCATTTTCACTAGGCCAATTGGGATTTAAAAGTGGTATAGAGCCATTATCAAAAGCAGTATTAAATGATCCTAGTTTTTTTGTACGACACGAAGCGGCAGTGGCTCTTGGTGTTATAGGATCAGAGGAAGCTAGAAAAACTCTTGAACGAGCACTCAATGACGAGAGCGAAGAGGTAAGGGAATCTGCTATGATAGCACTAGCAAATCTAGATTACATATCTCATGTTAAAAGAACAAACAAGTTTACGACTTTGACGGGCGGATAG
- a CDS encoding DegT/DnrJ/EryC1/StrS family aminotransferase: MIPINKPWLDDDTKQEVLNVLAENSLTSPAKNGGKRVQDFESLLKSYLSVKHVIAVNSGTSAIHASLLSLGIGPGDEVILPSFTFVATANSVVATGAKPVFADINIDDYTIDVDDVEKKITDKTKAIIPVHLYGHTSNLNKLNAIAKANSINIVEDACQSLGSLYNEKQTGTIGNLGCFSFYASKVLTTGEGGAIVTDDDDIYEELLMIRNHGMVNGYDTRVFGLNLRLPELCAAIGISQMRKLNQMLEIRKTNAELLSEGLRGFEHKGILKLPKEPENGKFNWYLFTVGFKENSHRELIKNSLLKAGIGATVYYDPPVHKTPYYDNKNKSSDSSADLLPNTTWAWTHVLSLPVHPLMTTNDLNTIVKTFENTL, encoded by the coding sequence ATGATTCCTATTAACAAGCCATGGTTGGATGACGATACCAAGCAAGAAGTATTAAACGTACTTGCTGAAAATTCTTTGACGTCTCCTGCCAAAAATGGTGGAAAACGTGTTCAAGATTTTGAAAGTCTATTAAAATCATATCTTAGTGTAAAACATGTAATTGCAGTCAACTCGGGAACATCTGCAATCCATGCTTCTCTATTGTCTCTGGGGATTGGACCGGGAGATGAAGTAATACTGCCATCTTTTACTTTTGTAGCAACTGCAAATTCCGTTGTCGCTACAGGAGCAAAACCAGTATTTGCTGACATAAACATAGATGATTATACTATTGATGTAGATGATGTTGAAAAAAAAATCACAGACAAGACCAAGGCGATCATACCTGTACATTTGTATGGTCATACATCAAATCTAAATAAACTAAATGCCATTGCAAAAGCTAATTCAATAAACATCGTAGAAGATGCGTGTCAATCACTTGGATCTTTATATAATGAAAAACAAACCGGAACAATAGGGAATCTAGGCTGTTTTAGTTTTTATGCAAGTAAAGTTCTCACTACCGGAGAAGGTGGCGCAATTGTTACTGATGATGACGATATATACGAAGAACTATTAATGATTCGAAATCATGGTATGGTTAATGGGTACGATACTCGTGTATTTGGTTTGAATCTACGACTGCCTGAACTCTGTGCTGCAATAGGTATATCTCAGATGCGAAAATTAAACCAAATGTTGGAAATAAGAAAAACTAATGCAGAATTGCTATCTGAAGGATTAAGAGGATTCGAGCACAAGGGGATACTCAAACTTCCAAAGGAACCAGAGAATGGTAAATTCAATTGGTATCTTTTTACAGTAGGATTTAAAGAAAACTCTCATAGAGAATTAATCAAAAATAGTCTACTCAAAGCAGGCATAGGTGCTACTGTCTACTACGATCCACCTGTGCATAAAACCCCTTACTATGATAATAAAAACAAGTCTAGTGACTCCAGTGCCGATTTACTGCCTAATACAACTTGGGCTTGGACTCATGTGTTATCATTACCTGTTCATCCATTAATGACCACAAATGATTTAAACACTATAGTAAAAACATTCGAAAATACTTTATGA
- a CDS encoding SirB1 family protein, which yields MGFEGIKERDKYKDRERKSDIDNDTNDKDYLQDWNETIVKKVDDKNDDIKKINEYLFHIARIIDYPNLNISEYLIKIDEIGKELSSKIKYSKSMRPTQIIEKFNDFFFEEKGFKPNINDYYNPVNNYLNIVLEKRTGIPITLSLLYIHIISYLNFKLYPVNFPSHFLIKYILDENANDFIVIDPFNRGRIIDDYILQDLLKNAYPGLDISVSKNLLDIAKPTQILTRILNNLKNGYSEVDDLDKIMKINEMILSLDNLNPEGIRDRGIILYRKKEYHKALENLYKYIDLNPEASDIDTILELVKQIRNTLSR from the coding sequence TTGGGTTTTGAAGGGATAAAGGAAAGAGACAAATACAAAGACAGAGAGAGGAAGAGTGATATTGACAATGACACTAACGATAAAGATTACTTGCAGGATTGGAATGAAACTATAGTAAAGAAAGTAGATGACAAAAATGATGATATAAAAAAGATAAATGAATACTTGTTTCATATTGCAAGGATTATCGATTATCCTAACCTGAATATATCAGAATATTTGATCAAGATCGATGAAATAGGAAAAGAGCTAAGTTCAAAGATAAAATACTCTAAAAGTATGAGACCGACTCAGATTATAGAAAAATTTAATGATTTTTTCTTTGAAGAGAAGGGATTCAAACCAAATATAAATGACTATTACAATCCGGTTAATAACTATCTAAATATAGTATTAGAAAAGAGAACAGGAATTCCAATAACGCTTTCATTGTTGTATATCCATATTATAAGTTATCTTAATTTCAAACTATATCCTGTGAATTTTCCATCTCATTTCTTGATTAAATATATTCTAGATGAAAATGCAAATGACTTTATAGTAATTGACCCATTCAATCGAGGTAGAATAATAGACGATTATATATTACAAGACCTTTTGAAAAATGCGTATCCTGGATTAGATATATCTGTATCCAAAAACCTGCTTGATATAGCCAAGCCTACACAAATACTAACTAGAATTTTGAACAATTTGAAAAATGGATATTCTGAGGTAGACGATCTGGACAAGATTATGAAGATAAATGAAATGATTCTTTCATTGGATAATTTAAATCCCGAGGGTATAAGAGATAGAGGAATAATCTTGTATAGAAAGAAAGAATATCATAAGGCTTTGGAAAACCTGTATAAATATATAGACTTGAATCCAGAGGCAAGCGACATTGACACCATACTAGAGCTTGTGAAACAAATAAGAAACACACTTTCACGATAG
- a CDS encoding pentapeptide repeat-containing protein gives MSDPKQNEGLILLMEEQIDEFNQWRMKNLTLKLDYAGADFSNKDLSNAYFNGVNFTECNFSNSIVNGTNFVQANLTNTNFESSDMSGALIMYSILRDSNLTKSQLSNTNFMWSDLQNVDFRQSNMYKTIFVEANLTNAKTEGLDKNNAYLKFAKLEGTTWQR, from the coding sequence ATGTCTGATCCCAAACAAAATGAAGGCTTAATACTCCTAATGGAAGAACAGATAGATGAATTTAATCAATGGCGTATGAAAAATCTTACATTAAAACTGGACTATGCTGGTGCTGATTTTTCAAATAAAGATTTATCTAATGCTTACTTCAATGGCGTAAATTTTACCGAATGTAATTTTTCAAATTCAATAGTAAACGGTACTAATTTTGTGCAGGCAAATTTGACAAACACCAATTTTGAAAGCTCCGACATGTCTGGAGCTTTGATAATGTATTCTATACTAAGAGACTCCAATCTTACTAAAAGTCAACTAAGCAATACTAATTTTATGTGGTCAGATTTGCAGAACGTAGATTTTAGACAAAGTAACATGTATAAAACTATTTTTGTAGAAGCAAATCTCACCAATGCGAAAACTGAAGGTTTAGATAAAAATAATGCTTATTTGAAATTTGCAAAACTTGAAGGAACTACGTGGCAACGATAG
- a CDS encoding phosphoadenylyl-sulfate reductase, whose product MNQLSSDPDIFETESAEDILSLSLKTFAPKIALASSFGAEDVVVIDLMYNAVGDKTRVFTLDTGRLNPETYDVMDKIRKKYSISIETIFPDYLEVEKMVTENGVNLMYDSVEKRKLCCRVRKVNPLGRMLKTLDAWITGLRRDQTSTRSAIKKVELDASNNNIIKINPIADWTNDMVWDYVKKNNIPYNKLHDKGYPSIGCAPCTRAVKPGEDLRAGRWWWENDFHKECGLHWNK is encoded by the coding sequence ATGAATCAACTGTCTTCAGATCCAGATATCTTTGAAACAGAATCTGCAGAAGATATTTTGTCTTTGTCACTCAAGACTTTTGCTCCAAAAATCGCCTTGGCATCTAGTTTTGGAGCAGAAGATGTAGTAGTAATTGATTTAATGTATAATGCTGTTGGGGATAAAACACGAGTCTTTACTTTAGATACAGGTAGACTTAATCCTGAAACTTATGATGTGATGGACAAAATCAGAAAGAAATATTCTATATCTATCGAGACCATATTTCCTGATTATTTAGAAGTAGAAAAAATGGTTACAGAAAATGGAGTCAACCTCATGTACGATAGCGTTGAAAAAAGAAAATTATGTTGTAGAGTCCGCAAAGTTAATCCTTTAGGGAGAATGCTTAAAACTTTAGATGCATGGATTACTGGGTTAAGACGAGATCAAACGTCTACTCGATCCGCTATAAAGAAAGTCGAACTAGATGCATCAAATAACAACATTATAAAGATTAACCCTATTGCAGATTGGACCAATGATATGGTTTGGGATTATGTAAAAAAGAATAATATTCCGTATAACAAGTTACATGACAAGGGATATCCAAGTATAGGTTGTGCACCATGTACACGCGCAGTAAAGCCAGGCGAAGACTTGAGGGCTGGAAGATGGTGGTGGGAAAATGATTTTCATAAAGAATGTGGTTTGCATTGGAATAAGTAA
- a CDS encoding acetate--CoA ligase family protein has translation MSNGNENLKNIFLSPSSIAVIGASEKPGVGKAIFSNILNGYSGKIYPITPSSSSVFNIKAYKSVLDVDDNIDLAVVATPNRTVPALMEEIGKKNIKSCIIVSAGFKEVDENGANLEHQVQDIGKKYGIRIIGPNCLGIMSLTDTNLMNLTFLKITPKPGEIALVSQSGAICAATVEDAIAQGIGFSKVISMGNKVDMNETDILELLEDDPYTKVIVMYLEDIHDGRKFMVTSKRITLEKKKPIIVLKSGRTPEGAKAAMSHTGALMGADEIYDAVFKQAGVIRVDTMQELFELATAFSKQPLPKDNKGVVIVSNAGGPAIISTDSCSKYNIQMADISASRENISKVIPPHGSARNPVDIVGDADFNRFEKVLVEVLSNPNVGSVVTMCTPSATLDYNELARTIIRTSKGTGKTMLAALMGLAEGVENKSILSEGNVPHFMYAEPAIRTLDSMYKFGKWLDRKEESIPSFSVDKEKVKNVLLNVYSQGRTNLLEDEGYSVLQAYGFPVPKSTLVNSEDEAVKAATEIGFPVVMKISSKDIIHKSESGGVKVGLKNSDDVRNAYTTILSNVKNYNPNAQIEGVLVQEMVVNSKELILGAKQDKLFGPLLMFGLGGIYVEILKDVNFRLAPISESEAREMIESIKTISLLKGVRGEKSSDISSVVDCLLRLSQLIVDFPEIEEFDINPLLVLEEGRGSRVVDVRIGLAKKDK, from the coding sequence TTGAGCAATGGAAATGAAAATCTAAAAAACATTTTTCTTTCGCCATCTTCTATAGCTGTAATAGGCGCTTCTGAAAAACCTGGAGTCGGCAAGGCAATATTTTCAAACATTTTAAACGGATACTCAGGAAAAATATATCCGATCACTCCGTCCAGTTCTTCTGTTTTTAATATTAAAGCTTACAAAAGTGTACTGGATGTTGATGACAACATTGATCTTGCAGTAGTAGCAACTCCAAACCGGACTGTTCCTGCGCTTATGGAAGAAATTGGTAAGAAGAATATTAAATCTTGTATTATTGTTTCTGCGGGCTTTAAAGAGGTTGATGAAAATGGAGCTAATCTAGAACACCAAGTTCAAGATATTGGAAAAAAATATGGCATAAGGATTATAGGTCCAAATTGTCTTGGAATCATGAGTTTAACAGATACAAACCTTATGAATCTAACATTTTTAAAAATTACACCTAAACCCGGCGAAATTGCTCTTGTCTCACAAAGTGGGGCTATTTGTGCAGCTACAGTAGAGGACGCTATAGCACAGGGAATAGGTTTTTCCAAAGTAATCAGCATGGGTAACAAGGTTGATATGAATGAGACTGATATTCTTGAATTATTAGAAGATGATCCATATACTAAGGTAATTGTGATGTATCTTGAGGACATCCATGATGGACGTAAATTTATGGTTACCTCAAAGAGAATTACTTTGGAAAAGAAAAAACCAATAATAGTTCTGAAATCTGGAAGAACACCGGAAGGAGCAAAAGCAGCGATGTCTCATACGGGCGCATTGATGGGTGCAGATGAAATCTATGACGCAGTATTTAAGCAAGCTGGTGTTATTCGGGTTGATACAATGCAAGAATTATTTGAATTGGCAACTGCCTTCTCAAAGCAGCCTCTACCAAAGGATAACAAAGGTGTTGTGATAGTTTCTAATGCAGGCGGTCCAGCTATAATCTCAACTGATTCCTGTTCTAAATATAATATACAAATGGCAGACATTTCTGCTTCAAGAGAAAATATTTCAAAGGTTATTCCACCACATGGGTCAGCTCGAAATCCAGTTGACATAGTAGGTGATGCAGATTTTAATAGATTTGAAAAAGTGCTTGTTGAAGTGTTATCCAATCCTAATGTTGGTTCTGTAGTAACAATGTGCACTCCATCTGCAACTTTAGATTATAATGAGTTGGCAAGAACGATAATACGCACTTCAAAGGGTACTGGAAAAACAATGCTAGCTGCCCTAATGGGATTGGCAGAAGGAGTTGAAAATAAGAGTATACTGTCTGAAGGAAATGTACCCCACTTTATGTATGCTGAACCAGCCATAAGAACACTAGACTCTATGTACAAATTTGGTAAATGGTTAGACAGAAAGGAGGAGTCTATACCTTCCTTTTCCGTTGATAAAGAAAAAGTCAAGAATGTATTATTAAACGTATACAGCCAAGGAAGAACAAATCTCTTAGAAGATGAAGGTTATTCAGTACTTCAAGCATATGGATTTCCAGTACCCAAAAGTACTTTGGTAAATAGTGAAGATGAAGCTGTCAAGGCCGCAACAGAAATAGGCTTTCCTGTAGTAATGAAGATTTCATCCAAAGATATTATTCATAAATCAGAGTCAGGCGGTGTAAAAGTTGGGTTAAAGAATTCAGATGACGTCAGAAATGCATATACTACTATTTTATCTAATGTGAAAAATTACAATCCCAATGCACAAATCGAAGGTGTATTAGTCCAAGAAATGGTTGTAAACTCCAAAGAATTGATTCTTGGTGCAAAACAAGATAAGTTATTTGGCCCATTACTAATGTTTGGATTAGGTGGAATATATGTTGAAATTTTAAAGGACGTGAATTTCCGTCTTGCTCCCATTTCTGAATCTGAAGCTCGCGAAATGATCGAATCCATCAAAACAATTTCTTTACTAAAAGGAGTCAGGGGTGAAAAATCCTCAGATATCTCCTCTGTTGTTGACTGCCTACTTAGACTGTCTCAGTTAATTGTGGATTTTCCAGAAATTGAAGAATTCGATATAAATCCATTATTGGTATTAGAAGAAGGACGCGGCTCAAGAGTAGTAGATGTAAGAATTGGATTAGCAAAAAAAGACAAATAA